A window from Telopea speciosissima isolate NSW1024214 ecotype Mountain lineage chromosome 8, Tspe_v1, whole genome shotgun sequence encodes these proteins:
- the LOC122670925 gene encoding galactinol synthase 1-like translates to MAPRIVSNTVVNSAFSKPASPPARAYVTFLAGNGDYIKGAVGLAKGLRKVNSAYPLVVAVLPDVPQEHRQILESQGCIVREIEPVHPPENQTQFAMAYYVINYSKLRIWGFVEYSKMIYLDADIQVYDNIDHLFDLPNGYFYAVMDCFCEKTWSHTPQYKIGYCQQCPDRVKWSAEMGSPPAFYFNAGMFVYQPSLSTCDDLLKRLQVTPTTAFAEQDYLNMFFKDIYKPIPLVYNLVLAMLWRHPENVELDKVKVVHYCAAGSKPWRYTGKEENMEREDTKMLVKKWWDIYDDESLDYKKPVEGEAVAVVNRQPFLDALSEAGVVHYITAPSAA, encoded by the exons ATGGCTCCCAGAATTGTTAGCAACACAGTCGTGAACTCCGCTTTCTCTAAACCTGCAAGTCCACCGGCAAGAGCATACGTTACGTTCTTGGCAGGGAATGGAGATTACATTAAAGGTGCTGTGGGTTTGGCgaaggggcttaggaaggtgaACAGTGCGTATCCACTCGTGGTGGCCGTTTTGCCTGACGTCCCTCAGGAGCATCGACAGATTCTTGAGTCTCAGGGCTGCATCGTCAGAGAAATTGAACCGGTGCATCCTCCAGAGAATCAAACTCAGTTCGCCATGGCTTATTACGTCATCAATTACTCGAAACTCCGTATTTGGGGG TTCGTGGAGTACAGCAAAATGATATACTTGGACGCGGACATCCAGGTATACGATAACATAGATCACCTCTTCGATCTGCCAAATGGTTACTTCTATGCTGTAATGGATTGTTTCTGCGAGAAGACATGGAGCCACACTCCACAGTACAAGATCGGGTACTGCCAGCAGTGCCCTGACAGGGTAAAGTGGTCCGCCGAGATGGGTTCTCCCCCTGCCTTCTACTTCAACGCCGGCATGTTCGTGTACCAGCCAAGCCTCTCTACCTGTGACGATCTACTGAAGAGATTGCAAGTCACCCCTACCACCGCTTTTGCAGAGCAAGACTACCTCAACATGTTCTTCAAGGATATTTACAAGCCCATACCTCTAGTCTACAATCTGGTATTGGCCATGTTATGGCGTCACCCAGAGAATGTGGAGTTGGACAAAGTGAAAGTCGTTCACTACTGTGCTGCG GGATCGAAACCCTGGAGATACACGGGTAAGGAAGAAAACATGGAGAGAGAGGACACAAAGATGCTGGTGAAGAAGTGGTGGGACATATACGACGATGAGTCTTTGGACTACAAGAAGCCTGTAGAAGGTGAGGCCGTGGCGGTGGTTAACCGGCAACCCTTCCTTGATGCATTGTCGGAGGCAGGCGTTGTTCACTACATTACGGCACCGTCCGCTGCTTAG
- the LOC122670926 gene encoding ABC transporter I family member 20 — MSEEGEERTPMVEINNLRFTYPGIDGHPPPGSTPLIEDFSLSLLSGQRCLLVGSNGAGKTTILKILGGKHMVEPHMVRVLGRSAFHDTALTSSGDLCYLGGEWKRDVAFAGFEVPIQMDISAEKMIFGVSGIDPQRRAELIKVLDVDLSWRMHKASDGQRRRVQICMGLLKPFKVLLLDEITVDLDVLGRADLLKFLRKECEERGATIIYATHIFDGLEDWPSHIVYVAHGKLQLAMPMQKVKEISSLSLMRTVESWLRKERDEERKRRKERKASGYSEFEKQVEGSRVTGDPARSVARAMNNGWAAGRLHSTVAGQENFFYSSNSILRQ, encoded by the exons ATGTCAGAGGAAGGGGAGGAGAGGACACCAATGGTGGAGATCAACAATCTCAGGTTCACGTATCCCGGCATCGATGGCCATCCTCCTCCCGGATCAACCCCTCTGATCGAAGacttctctctgtctctcctttCCGGCCAACGTTGCCTTCTCGTCGGTTCTAATGGAGCTG GAAAAACAACGATTCTTAAGATACTGGGAGGGAAACACATGGTGGAGCCTCACATGGTTCGTGTTCTTGGCAGATCCGCCTTCCACGACACCGCCTTGACGTCGTCGGGCGATCTCTGTTATCTCGGCGGAGAG TGGAAGCGAGATGTTGCATTTGCTGGCTTTGAGGTTCCCATTCAAATGGATATTTCTGCAGAGAAAATGATATTTGGGGTTTCAGGTATCGATCCTCAAAGGAGAGCTGAACTCATTAAG GTGTTAGATGTTGACCTGTCATGGAGAATGCACAAAGCATCTGATGGTCAGAGAAGACGGGTACAAATTTGTATGGGTCTCCTCAAACCATTTAAG gttcttcttcttgatgAGATAACAGTTGACCTTGATGTGCTAGGAAGGGCTGACCTTTTGAAATTCCTCAGAAAGGAATGTGAAGAGCGAGGTGCTACAATTATATATGCAACCCATATATTCGACGGTCTTGAGGATTGGCCATCACATATT GTTTATGTTGCACATGGGAAGTTACAATTAGCAATGCCAATGCAAAAGGTTAAGGAGATTAGCAGTTTGTCTCTTATG AGAACCGTGGAGAGTTGGCTGAGGAAGGAGAgggatgaagagagaaagagaaggaaagaaaggaaggcaAGTGGTTATTCAGAATTTGAAAAGCAAGTCGAGGGAAGTCGAGTGACTGGGGACCCTGCTCGTAGTGTTGCTCGTGCAATGAACAATGGTTGGGCGGCAGGGAGGCTTCACTCTACTGTAGCAGGTCAGGAGAATTTCTTCTACAGCTCAAACAGCATTCTGAGACAGTAG
- the LOC122672559 gene encoding WAT1-related protein At1g09380-like: MGRELIYLPCLAMIVVQFGFAGMNLISKLAFDGGMNPFVLVAYRQIFGALIISPFAYFLERETRPRITFQILCQIFLSSIFGATLNQFLYFLGLKYSTPTITCALNNLVPAITFIIAIPFGLEKMEMKRRSGQAKVLGTILCVGGAMFMSFYKGKLIPMVESSIHWKYAEKMHQSDSSSESNLFLGPLLVVASCIAWSLWFIIQAKVSKGFAAPYSSTALMSFMASIQCGVIAVCVEHSISGWSLKSNVRLIAALYCGGMGSGIAICLMSWCIEKRGPLYVSMFSPLLLVIVGIMGWAILSEKLYLGSALGSVLIVVGLYSVLWGKEKEMDQINRENELGLGDQTEEKEDVELPRYSNAR, translated from the exons atggggagaGAGTTGATATATTTACCCTGTTTGGCCATGATAgtggttcagtttggttttgcaGGAATGAATCTGATATCAAAGCTTGCCTTTGACGGTGGCATGAACCCTTTTGTCCTTGTTGCTTATCGACAGATTTTCGGAGCTCTTATCATATCACCATTCGCTTATTTCTTGGAGAG GGAAACCAGACCAAGGATcacctttcaaattctttgtCAGATTTTCCTAAGCTCCATATTTGG ggCGACCCTGAACCAGttcctttattttcttggaCTCAAATATTCTACACCAACAATCACATGTGCATTGAACAATTTGGTACCAGCAATCACCTTCATCATAGCCATCCCCTTTGG ATTGGAGAAAATGGAGATGAAGAGAAGATCAGGGCAGGCTAAGGTATTGGGAACAATATTATGTGTTGGTGGTGCCATGTTTATGTCATTTTACAAAGGAAAGCTTATCCCTATGGTGGAATCAAGCATCCATTGGAAATATGCTGAGAAGATGCATCAGAGTGATTCTAGCAGTGAATCCAACTTGTTCTTGGGGCCCTTGCTTGTAGTTGCAAGCTGCATTGCTTGGTCACTATGGTTTATAATCCAA GCTAAAGTGAGCAAGGGATTCGCGGCTCCATACTCAAGCACAGCATTAATGTCTTTCATGGCAAGCATTCAGTGTGGAGTCATTGCAGTATGTGTGGAACACAGTATCTCTGGATGGTCTTTAAAATCCAATGTTAGACTTATTGCAGCTTTATACTGT GGAGGCATGGGATCTGGAATTGCTATTTGCCTCATGTCATGGTGTATAGAAAAGAGAGGTCCTCTCTATGTTTCCATGTTCAGCCCTCTATTGCTTGTCATTGTTGGCATAATGGGTTGGGCAATACTGAGCGAGAAATTATATTTGGGAAG TGCTTTAGGGTCTGTACTGATAGTTGTGGGACTCTATTCTGTTCTATgggggaaggagaaagagatggatCAGATAAACAGAGAAAATGAGTTGGGATTAGGAGATCAGactgaagagaaagaagatgtgGAATTACCCAGGTATTCCAATGCCAGATAG